One Coffea eugenioides isolate CCC68of chromosome 2, Ceug_1.0, whole genome shotgun sequence genomic window, GGATCCTCTAAATCAATTGAATTCAAGCTTGGCTATCTTATCAAGTTGAACAATAATATATTTTAGGGAAAAGGGGAGCTCCACACCATATCTGGTAATTGAACAAGCAATATGGCCATCGTTttcccgaaaaaaaaaaaaaaaaaaaaacaagcaaTATGGCCCACAAAGATATTAAAAATAACTTCCAGTCACACGCTAAGCCAGCAACCAAACTGGAAAAAATCCTAAAGAAATATGCCAATTAGGTACCTAATGCTGGCAATAAGTCACCCCATTTGCACGCATAGGGCCCGCGGGCCTACACCACCACAGATTTCAAAGTGCAAAATAGACACTAGCACATGGGTGGACAAGCCCTACAACAATCCCTTGACAGTTTTATTATCTTTAGAATCATTCCAGCTGGAGTACAACGCTATACAAGATGGACATCCAAACTGAAGACATGCTTACAAGTTGATGATGATAGTGGCGTAGAAAATAAGGTGGCTACTAATCCACCAACGCAGACAGAGAAAGCAAGAGAGCAAAAAGGATTTAGTCCTGGAAGGTATAGGAGACTTTAATTATGAGAGAGCTGTTTTTGTTTACTTCCGAGTAGATTTTAATAGATGTATTAAGCATGGTAACGACCACTGGAAGCATAGTGTGAACATTCTAATATGAATGACagatgcaagaaaaaaaaaatagagaaactGCAAGACATAGCATTTCGACACTTCATCCTTTAAATACACAAATTCAAGCAATTAGTGTTCCGATTACCACAATCATATCTATTAGTATGTCTGTCAAGGTCAGTTAGTCCAACAGCCAAGCACAACCAGAACAATCACAAACTTCTACCACTCTCCGGAACACCTACCGACTCACTATATCGCTACAGCATTTCTTACATGAAACTATAACAATATCCATGGCAGAGTAACCATGAGAGCTCACATTGCCAGAGaaaaaatatatctatatatactTCATTACCGGATTAAGCAGTTATCGCGGGTTTACTGGGCCTTTTTCCTTCCATGGCATCCTTCTTCTTACGACAGGTTGCACAAAGGAAGGGCCCTTCCCATGGCTTTGATCCAGGTGAGAAAAAAGGCCCTGAATTAACAGATAAGCCATCACCCGGCTGCTGATCCACTTGGCATATCGCACATTTGAACAGCCCAGAATTTGAGTTCAAAGGAAAATCCTTACCTAACCTGCATGTAGTCAAGATGAACAGAGTTTAAAAAACAGGCATAACGCAACATGACACATGTGGCCTTTTAACTCAGGATTGGGGGGAAATATAGTTTTGCATCAATTAAAGCAGCTATATGTTTGAGGACGTACATGCATCTCCACGAGATAAAAACTCAGTAGCCCACCAAGTGTGGAGTTGGAACAAATAGCAAAACCAGAAACAGATTGACACTTCAGGTCTATCATTCACAAAAAATCATTTGCCAGGCATCAATACAAAGACAATTAAACAGACTTCTGTAAAAATTATCAACAAGGAAGAATAGTGGCATTTTTCCATCCTCAATTCATAAAAATTCCCAAGAATATCAACTCATCCACCCTCTGAGAAGTCATCAATTTACTACCCAGCTTCAGAGAAAGGAAACCAGCATTAAATAGCACTTTTAAATTAGAACTTTTAGCTCAGCAACAGCCAGTAAGTTAGGACAACTTCAAATGCAATCATGGGGCAGTTTAACCCAAAACGCAATAATGAAGAGTTTGTGCATTTGATCATCCGTTGCAGGATAGCACTTTTGAAGCCAACCAGACCACACCGGAGCTAAAAATAGAGTATGCAAACCTTCTGTATCATCAAATTCTGGGCATATTTTTCAGCAGTCCAAAGAAAAGATGATAGACAAACCATACTTTTAAGCTTCTGAATGCAAGAGAAGATCCACACTTCTATATCCAAAGAAAGTAAAATTTGAATGAGGCCTAAGAAGAAGGAATGACACATAAGGTTCTATACACCCTATGTAACAGAAGTTCAACAATAGCCTGTAGGCACTGCTAGATTTTGACGGCTCAACAATAATGTCATCGTCCTCCATTAGAGTTATTGAGGTATTGAACACAATTATCTTCGTATTAATAAAGAGCAGAGACAATATGTGATATAGTATTGGTCACCCAGCTTGCCCTCATCTATAGGTTCCATCATGAAACCAAAACCAGAGCACAATGTACTCCTAAGCACCTAGGCACCTTTAAATAATATGTGCTCcagcaaaaatgaaaattgagtAGTAATAAGGATTACCAACACAAAAGATCCTGCACCTACAACATGCACTTATAATTAAACCTTAACTTCTGCATGCTAGGTGTCTCTTCATTTGGATAAAATTAAACATCCTACTCTCATTTCATAAGGCTTACATGAAAAGGAAACTTCAGTACCTTTCTGCAAGCATTGCAGAGCCTTCTTCAAACAATTCCTCCACAGCCCCAACGGCAGAGAGCTTACTACTTCCTTTGTTCATAGAATTCTCGGACCTCTTCCCAAAGAAAAGTGAATTAAGAAGTGTATGTTTCTTTTTAGGAGTAGGAGGCAAGACAGGGTGATCATAAGGAATAATATCAACAACCAAGCAGGTAGTATCATCCTTCAGACCTCGTGACCTAAGAGCCTCCTGAATGTCAAAAGTAAGCAAGAATTAGTACAAAGAACTAAGtgaaagagaaaagaacttcaaataatggaaaaaaaaaaatctccatcTCACATCACCTTAACAACTAATTTTGCAGCAAGATCGGCTGGCAAGCCCCGGCAAGACTGCGCAGCCTGATCAGATGACAATGCATCCCATATACCATCAGAGGCAATTATAAGTCTTCCTCCAGCACTGGAAAGCTGACAACCAAAGGAAGTATGGTTAAGAAACATACTaacaaataagaaaaatgattttCCAACAAATACAAACCTTCACTTGCTTAACATGAGGAACAGGTACAATGAATTCTCCAACATCCGTGTCACCAATTGACCTGGAAAGACACAATCCACCTGGCCAGCATCGCAATGGACCAACCTAGATACCAACAAGAAGTTTTGATTCCAAATGGATCATTCGGTTGACTAAATTTGTCAGCTATAACCTATTTCAATGCCAAATAACTAACATATCGCCCGTACCTCATTTCCCCCAACATTAAGCCTGCCAACTTCACCACCACTAGCAGTAACACGCTCTCGTTCTTCAGCATTTTCTTCCAATCTATGGTTACCTGTTAAAAGAGAAACCACACCACCTTGTGTATCCAATATGCACCTAGAATCTCCAACAGATGCAACAGTCACAGTCCACCCATCAATCACAACAAATGTAACAGTTGTTCCTGATTTCTCACCTGTTATACATATCAATCGCCGAAAACTGAGAAACCCATCAAGGTAAAACAGGACAGATCCTCCAAAAATCTAATAGTAGGTATAAAATGATACCTACCTCCTTGCCGAAATTCTATATCAGTTTTCACAAACCCAGCAACCAATGCACGAGGAAGGGCTTGAAGCCACTCCTCCCCACCAAGTCCTTCAGGTATAGCACTCAAAacatttttcaacaaattctctTTCGCAAAGATAGCAGCCGATATACCATTATGGCCATCGAAAATCTACCAAACAGAAGGCACACAATCAGCAACCCCATTTACCAAAGTCATAcactctttaaaaaaaaattaataaaagttggTAATTACCGCAAAAACCGAGAAAGAAGTCGACTGATTGTCCACAACTCTCTGACAATCTGGCTTGATCAAAAAATAGTCCTCCCCTTTTTTGGCCAGAGCAGTCTGCCCATACTTGACAGTGCGCTTCTCCACCTTCTCATTCCTGAGCTCACGACCAATCAGAGCCCCAAGAGGAACAAGTGGTGGCTTTTGCTTCATCTTCGAAATCTCCGCTTTACTCATTCTATTTTTCGTCCCAATAGTGCCAAAGCCTCATTGTCCCCACCctattaacccaaaaaaaaatagactataaatcacaaaactcaaaaattcattttctttgaACCAAATCATCGAACAATTGAGAAGCATTTTACAAAAGACAAGGAATTAAGCAAAACCCAGCACACAGATCAACAGATTAATTACAATGAGAGCTTAATTCTTCAATCAACAGTCATACATCAATCTCATATACTCCTACATTACCTTCATAAATCATATGAATCTTTTGGAAACACCAAAtaacaaaaagagaaaaggaaattttgtatggaaaaatacaaaaatgtgTAAAGAAGGACAtcaggggagagagagagagagagcctaCACTTACAGAGAAGGCATTGAGGGGAAATCAAATTGAGAAGGAAATAGAGAGCAACATCTGGAAGATGGTGGAAACTGCAGTACCAGTACCAGATTAGTAGAATGTATGGGGTGGACTGGATTTGGGGAAATTTGGAAACCCTAGatagagtgtgtgtgtgtgtgtgagagagagagagagagagagagagagaggagagagcgTGTGACTGGGTTGTATTTTTGTGTCCAAGAGGAGTGCTAAGCTGAGCTGAGCTGAGCTGAGCTGAATCTGTGATTTGATTTGGGTTGGGCGAGAGAAAAAATCTAGAGACGAGGAGAAGACGCGGAGATTGGGCACGAAAAATATATAAtgtgaaagaaaaaaggaggGAATTGATGGACCCAACCCAAGTGTTATTTAGATTATGACATatatgtttttaaaaaattttttggataacttgttttctttttcttttttttttgggggaggggtgtgtgtgtgggggggggggggggagggatTGGAAAATGACATTTGTGTCTTAATTGAAGTTAAAAGAGCAATAAATTACTAAAAAGTAAAAACTCGTTCAAACTAATCCCTTATAAAACAACATACTATGAGCTCGACTTATACGTGTAAAAAAAATCGATAATTCATATGTAAATAATTCAAATTAATTAACTTTAGCTTAAAGAATAAATAAGTTGAATTTAGACACAATTTCAATCTTGTTAAACAAATCCATATGGTAAGGATTAATTTTTATGTACCAATTGTGTAGTGATTTTTTTACACTAGTGATTTTAAATGTATGTCACATGTGCAtgatttgaaactcaaatttaaattcatgttaGGTGGTATAATCTAAACCtacaaatataaaaaaaattatatgctTGAAAGGCAAGAGTGTGGACTTAATTAGACTCCTTTATGCTACTATTAAAAGTCCATCTCCAAGTTtaatttgcttttctttcttgtatGTATGGCCATGTTTAATAACctgatttaatatttaattctaatggattcagattttaatatattcagacgcatttgataaccaaaaattgaacatctgaattaattaagtaacactgaattttctaggcaaaatttGCTTCTAAAAATAAGTGAGAAACTATTTACATATCATTGAAAATGATATACATTCAAATGTATTTGatttaaaattaatgatttaataatttaatagattcagactttagatttcaatttttagaTTTCACTTTTATCAAACACACCTATGTCTTTTTTCCTTGTCTCAAatcaaaatattcttttcggTAAAATGGACTATGATCCCCTCATCATTGATCATTGATACATGTTGATGTATTTATCTCCtatttg contains:
- the LOC113761259 gene encoding probable protein phosphatase 2C 5, with translation MSKAEISKMKQKPPLVPLGALIGRELRNEKVEKRTVKYGQTALAKKGEDYFLIKPDCQRVVDNQSTSFSVFAIFDGHNGISAAIFAKENLLKNVLSAIPEGLGGEEWLQALPRALVAGFVKTDIEFRQGGEKSGTTVTFVVIDGWTVTVASVGDSRCILDTQGGVVSLLTGNHRLEENAEERERVTASGGEVGRLNVGGNEVGPLRCWPGGLCLSRSIGDTDVGEFIVPVPHVKQVKLSSAGGRLIIASDGIWDALSSDQAAQSCRGLPADLAAKLVVKEALRSRGLKDDTTCLVVDIIPYDHPVLPPTPKKKHTLLNSLFFGKRSENSMNKGSSKLSAVGAVEELFEEGSAMLAERLGKDFPLNSNSGLFKCAICQVDQQPGDGLSVNSGPFFSPGSKPWEGPFLCATCRKKKDAMEGKRPSKPAITA